From Candidatus Eisenbacteria bacterium, the proteins below share one genomic window:
- a CDS encoding tetratricopeptide repeat protein, protein MPNRASESARTAATSQPPRRIGATLLSVAAIAAVTFAAYTGAFDHAFVSWDDPDYVEENTLVQSHDTHGLLTAVISNNYHPLTMISLATNASQPLSPKPFIVTNVILHTLNTMLVFWLALLLSGRRILVASVVALLFGIHPMHVESVAWISERKDVLYCLFFLSACITYWRYLERQAWPWLLATFALFVLSCLSKGMAVVFPVVMALLDFWKRRPALEPKSLLEKAPFFAVALLFGLIAMNVQAGGDFHGAFTRVDKGLKGLADTLPVSPLQRLTLPSYGYLMYVWKLFVPLNLSGFYPYPSSSEANGVLYLLSPLFLLGTVALAIWDLRRTRILTFGIGWYLVTIAPVLQWVPVGEAIMADRYSYLSYFGLLFALADGMALVLRKSPALRPAAWAACGLFAAFLLVQTTRQIESWRDSETFWSTVIHRYPRSDLAYISRGNFRGKSGRVSEAMADLQTALRLGSRRGILFDGLGNAYGSLGQVDSALIMFDRGLSLEPNMGRTYYNRAIAYLRLARPNEALTDLERARVLMPLQATTLHFPRGNAYLQLARYRDAIAEFDRAIESGVRDPYAYYNRGVCKSRIGDSDGAAADFREAHRLNPALGSAATPG, encoded by the coding sequence GTGCCGAATCGTGCTTCCGAATCGGCGCGGACGGCCGCGACATCGCAGCCGCCCCGCCGCATCGGTGCGACCTTGCTCTCCGTGGCGGCAATCGCCGCGGTCACGTTCGCGGCGTACACGGGCGCGTTCGATCACGCCTTCGTGAGCTGGGACGACCCCGACTACGTGGAGGAGAACACCCTCGTTCAAAGCCACGATACCCACGGCCTTCTCACGGCCGTGATTTCCAACAACTATCACCCGCTCACCATGATCTCGCTCGCCACGAACGCATCCCAACCGCTCTCGCCCAAGCCGTTCATCGTCACCAACGTGATCCTTCACACGCTGAACACCATGCTCGTCTTCTGGCTCGCGCTCCTGCTCTCGGGACGGCGGATCCTCGTTGCCTCGGTCGTCGCGCTCCTCTTCGGAATCCACCCCATGCACGTGGAATCGGTCGCGTGGATTTCGGAGCGGAAGGACGTGCTGTATTGCCTCTTCTTCCTCTCGGCGTGCATCACGTACTGGCGGTATCTCGAACGGCAAGCGTGGCCATGGCTCCTCGCCACCTTCGCCCTGTTCGTTCTTTCTTGCCTCTCGAAGGGGATGGCCGTCGTGTTCCCGGTCGTGATGGCGCTGCTCGATTTCTGGAAGCGCCGGCCCGCCCTCGAACCGAAGAGCCTCCTCGAGAAGGCCCCGTTCTTCGCCGTCGCGCTCCTCTTCGGCCTGATCGCGATGAACGTTCAAGCCGGAGGGGATTTCCACGGCGCCTTCACCCGCGTCGACAAGGGGCTCAAGGGCCTCGCCGACACCCTGCCCGTTTCGCCGCTCCAGCGCCTCACGCTCCCCAGCTATGGCTATCTCATGTACGTGTGGAAGCTCTTCGTGCCTCTCAACCTGTCCGGCTTCTATCCGTATCCGTCGTCCTCCGAGGCGAACGGCGTCCTGTACCTCCTCTCGCCGCTCTTTCTCCTCGGCACCGTCGCGCTCGCGATTTGGGACCTCCGGCGGACCCGAATATTGACCTTTGGCATCGGGTGGTACCTCGTCACCATCGCGCCCGTTCTCCAATGGGTTCCCGTGGGCGAGGCGATCATGGCGGACCGCTATTCCTATCTCTCGTACTTCGGGCTTCTCTTCGCGCTCGCCGATGGAATGGCCCTTGTTCTCCGGAAATCGCCGGCGCTCCGTCCCGCCGCGTGGGCGGCGTGCGGCCTCTTCGCGGCGTTCCTGCTGGTCCAGACCACGCGGCAAATCGAGTCCTGGCGGGATAGCGAGACCTTCTGGAGCACCGTGATCCATCGTTACCCGCGCAGCGACCTGGCGTACATCTCCCGCGGCAACTTCAGGGGCAAGTCGGGCCGGGTCTCGGAAGCGATGGCGGATCTGCAAACCGCGTTGAGGCTGGGCTCGCGCAGAGGAATCCTGTTCGACGGGCTCGGAAACGCCTATGGAAGCCTGGGGCAGGTGGACTCGGCCCTGATCATGTTCGACCGCGGGTTGAGCCTGGAGCCGAACATGGGCCGCACGTATTACAACCGCGCGATCGCGTACCTACGCCTGGCTCGTCCCAACGAGGCGCTCACGGACCTGGAGCGTGCGAGAGTCCTGATGCCCCTCCAGGCAACGACCCTCCACTTCCCTCGCGGGAACGCCTATCTGCAGCTGGCTCGATACAGAGATGCGATCGCCGAGTTTGATCGGGCGATCGAGTCGGGCGTGCGGGATCCGTACGCCTACTACAATCGAGGGGTCTGCAAGTCGCGGATCGGCGATTCCGATGGCGCGGCGGCGGATTTTCGCGAGGCGCACCGTCTCAACCCAGCGCTAGGGTCGGCCGCGACGCCCGGGTGA